In one window of Crocosphaera subtropica ATCC 51142 DNA:
- a CDS encoding type IV secretory system conjugative DNA transfer family protein yields the protein MLRIKNNYHPQQALLSIAKIDLAAEPYNPYRTWIMSDTKPTSSIQTALSESFHNGSMANYFLQPEGMMLLGALVMMAVLAIAKGGGGGVKSSRGQLATGRFGGKRELNNAKKVALSQLKEKTRAPVTAWIGEPNSSLFGTDPMYLPDLNRSALVLGAASSGKTFSFINPIGISAIDQGFPILMYDFKFPGQTSLLATYARAKGYHVDILAPGYAESGVLNPITEFIKDATSGLAASQLSEVLNANFKKQGTSQSEDGFFGPSGNQLTKATLLLARTMKYPDLITCAKILSVSNLAERILKKKKEMNPWIFDAFGQFASSASSEKTAASIQSTAQLMFNRFIVPELLSVLCGETTISTTLTGKRMLILGLDQSKRDVLAPLFAALINMIVDKNMAMDRRDPFVLLADEVPTIYIPMLKKWPNEHRSKGFCGVLGVQNITQLEEMYGKIGARNIVGACATRVYLNPQDIETQEWIAKALPEKEVVLKHKNKSVTSGKTTNSFSEEVKTKPLMSAAKIGQMQTGEAIVINPHFATKKEGFYPIHHHFKPSKKYKDLNKWCEEVWESSVRPSFIERSQNRPQITADDLTLRQETVDELFPDSLLKEEDNTDELLSKLL from the coding sequence TTGCTGCGGATCAAAAATAATTATCACCCGCAGCAAGCTCTATTATCTATAGCAAAAATAGACCTTGCTGCGGAACCCTACAACCCTTACCGTACTTGGATTATGAGTGATACTAAACCGACATCATCTATTCAAACTGCATTGAGTGAATCTTTCCATAATGGGTCGATGGCTAATTACTTTCTGCAACCCGAAGGGATGATGCTATTAGGAGCCTTGGTAATGATGGCCGTTCTTGCGATCGCTAAAGGTGGAGGCGGGGGCGTTAAGTCCTCTCGCGGTCAGCTTGCTACCGGGAGATTCGGCGGAAAGAGAGAATTGAATAATGCTAAAAAAGTTGCCCTGTCTCAGTTAAAAGAGAAAACCCGAGCCCCTGTCACGGCCTGGATAGGAGAGCCGAATAGCAGTTTGTTTGGCACTGACCCAATGTATTTGCCAGACTTAAATCGAAGTGCCTTAGTGTTAGGGGCTGCTAGTTCGGGTAAAACGTTTTCTTTTATTAATCCCATCGGAATTAGTGCCATTGACCAAGGGTTCCCGATTCTAATGTATGATTTTAAGTTTCCTGGACAAACTTCTCTTTTAGCGACCTATGCAAGAGCCAAGGGGTATCACGTCGATATCTTAGCTCCTGGTTATGCAGAATCAGGCGTATTAAATCCAATCACCGAATTTATCAAAGATGCTACCAGTGGTTTAGCGGCATCTCAACTCTCAGAAGTGCTGAATGCAAATTTCAAGAAGCAAGGAACGTCTCAAAGCGAAGATGGTTTCTTTGGACCCTCCGGGAATCAGCTAACCAAAGCAACACTTCTCTTAGCTCGGACGATGAAATACCCTGACTTGATAACCTGCGCTAAGATTCTCAGCGTCTCTAATTTAGCGGAACGGATTCTCAAGAAGAAAAAAGAAATGAATCCTTGGATATTTGATGCCTTTGGGCAATTTGCCTCCTCAGCATCTTCCGAAAAGACCGCAGCCAGCATTCAAAGCACCGCACAATTGATGTTCAATCGGTTTATTGTACCAGAACTATTAAGCGTATTATGTGGTGAAACGACCATCTCGACGACCTTGACTGGGAAACGAATGCTTATCCTTGGGCTAGACCAATCAAAGCGGGATGTCCTAGCACCTTTGTTTGCTGCTTTAATCAACATGATTGTCGATAAAAATATGGCGATGGATCGCAGAGATCCTTTTGTGCTTCTTGCTGACGAGGTTCCCACCATTTATATTCCTATGCTTAAGAAATGGCCCAATGAACATAGAAGTAAAGGATTTTGTGGGGTGCTAGGCGTACAAAACATCACCCAACTCGAAGAAATGTATGGAAAGATAGGAGCCAGGAATATAGTAGGCGCCTGTGCAACGCGGGTTTACCTGAACCCACAAGATATCGAAACTCAAGAATGGATCGCCAAAGCCCTTCCTGAAAAAGAGGTAGTCCTCAAGCATAAAAATAAGAGTGTAACTTCAGGAAAAACCACTAATAGTTTCTCCGAAGAGGTTAAGACTAAACCTCTAATGTCGGCAGCTAAAATTGGTCAAATGCAGACAGGGGAAGCGATTGTTATCAATCCGCATTTTGCTACAAAAAAAGAAGGGTTTTACCCGATTCATCACCACTTTAAGCCATCAAAGAAATATAAAGACCTTAATAAGTGGTGCGAAGAGGTATGGGAATCTTCGGTGCGTCCAAGCTTTATCGAGCGATCGCAAAACCGACCCCAAATTACAGCCGATGACCTCACACTTAGACAAGAAACAGTCGATGAGTTGTTTCCTGATTCACTTCTCAAAGAAGAGGATAATACTGATGAACTTTTATCTAAGCTTCTGTAA